In Halopseudomonas nanhaiensis, a single window of DNA contains:
- a CDS encoding DMT family transporter yields MVEAVRLDHPRRGAAMLAVSALLFAVMGVLIREVSQTVNNETVVFFRNLVGVFFFLPMIAYRGFGPFRTERLTNHFLRTFYGLGAMYCFFYAIAHLPLADAMVFTYAAPVFTPLLAWWWLKETLTSRMVFMVLLGFVGVLLVAKPTGALFEAKALAGVGASLLAAFAFVSIRAMSNTEPASRIVFYFSTFSALLSSIPLLWAWQPLSLPELGLLLAIGLVATTSQLVMSRAYALAPPGKIGPLSYLAIVFSGLFAWVLWGEVPGLSSWLGAGLIFASTLISMSMPASRPKKTSTDV; encoded by the coding sequence ATGGTTGAAGCCGTACGACTGGATCATCCTCGGCGTGGAGCCGCGATGCTGGCAGTGTCGGCCCTTCTGTTCGCAGTGATGGGTGTGCTGATTCGGGAAGTATCGCAAACCGTCAACAATGAAACGGTCGTATTCTTCCGCAATCTGGTGGGGGTGTTCTTCTTCCTGCCGATGATCGCCTATCGAGGCTTCGGCCCGTTCCGCACAGAGCGACTGACCAATCATTTCCTGCGGACCTTCTACGGCCTCGGGGCGATGTACTGCTTTTTTTACGCCATCGCCCATCTGCCCCTCGCGGACGCCATGGTATTCACCTACGCGGCGCCGGTTTTCACCCCGCTCCTGGCCTGGTGGTGGCTCAAGGAAACACTGACATCCCGAATGGTGTTCATGGTACTTCTGGGCTTCGTCGGCGTGCTGCTCGTGGCCAAGCCTACGGGCGCGTTGTTCGAGGCCAAGGCTCTGGCGGGCGTCGGTGCAAGCCTGCTTGCTGCGTTCGCCTTCGTGTCGATCCGTGCCATGAGCAATACCGAACCGGCGAGCCGCATCGTGTTTTATTTTTCAACGTTTTCGGCGCTGCTTTCGTCGATACCGCTGCTGTGGGCCTGGCAGCCTCTTTCCCTTCCCGAGCTGGGGCTGTTGCTGGCTATCGGGTTGGTCGCCACGACCAGCCAGCTGGTGATGTCCAGAGCATACGCACTGGCGCCGCCGGGGAAGATCGGCCCGCTGAGCTATCTGGCCATCGTGTTCTCCGGCCTGTTTGCGTGGGTGCTATGGGGCGAAGTACCCGGGCTTTCGTCCTGGCTGGGCGCTGGCCTGATCTTCGCGTCAACGCTGATCAGCATGAGCATGCCTGCGAGCCGGCCCAAAAAAACCTCAACTGATGTATGA
- a CDS encoding cupin domain-containing protein encodes MTTSLADVLGGMSTEQFLLEYWQKKPLLIRQAFPDFESPLSPDELAGLSLEEEIESRIVLEHGEQPWELRRGPFAEDDFKTLPERDWTLLVQAVDQFVPEVGELLRAFDFLPSWRLDDVMVSYATPGGSVGPHYDNYDVFLLQGHGRRRWKVGQFCSNDTSMLDHADLRILADFDQRDEWVLEPGDMLYLPPGLAHHGIAEDECMTYSIGFRAPAHQDILAHFTDFLGQYLSDQDRYSDADMAPPTDAAAIDDAAVERLRETILGLVDDRAAMAVWFGRFMTEPKYPELVQPQPIETGELLEAIQDGHALVRNPSSRLAYRLENTDDLILFASGEHCLLTASLLPLAQLICNEDYLDPEALLAWQQDEDGWMLIEQLFAKGDLLLEEDDG; translated from the coding sequence ATGACCACTTCCCTCGCAGACGTATTGGGCGGCATGTCCACAGAACAGTTTCTGCTTGAATACTGGCAGAAAAAGCCGTTGCTGATTCGTCAGGCGTTTCCGGACTTCGAGAGCCCGCTTAGCCCGGATGAGCTCGCTGGCCTCTCGCTTGAGGAAGAGATTGAGTCGAGGATCGTGCTCGAGCATGGCGAGCAGCCCTGGGAACTGCGTCGCGGGCCGTTTGCCGAAGATGACTTTAAGACGCTTCCGGAGCGGGACTGGACCCTTCTGGTACAGGCAGTCGACCAGTTCGTTCCGGAGGTGGGTGAACTGCTCAGGGCATTTGATTTTCTCCCGAGCTGGCGTCTGGACGACGTGATGGTCAGCTATGCAACGCCCGGCGGCAGTGTCGGCCCACATTACGACAACTACGACGTCTTCCTGCTTCAGGGGCACGGGCGGCGTCGGTGGAAGGTAGGCCAGTTCTGCTCGAACGACACCTCGATGCTGGATCACGCTGATTTACGTATTCTCGCCGACTTTGATCAGCGTGATGAATGGGTGCTGGAGCCAGGCGATATGCTCTATCTGCCCCCGGGTCTCGCGCACCATGGCATCGCCGAGGACGAGTGCATGACGTACTCGATCGGCTTCCGCGCTCCCGCCCATCAGGACATCCTCGCCCATTTCACGGATTTTCTGGGTCAGTACCTGAGCGACCAGGACCGCTATAGCGATGCGGACATGGCACCACCGACCGATGCCGCCGCCATAGATGATGCTGCCGTTGAGCGACTGCGCGAAACGATCCTGGGATTGGTGGATGATCGCGCGGCCATGGCGGTCTGGTTCGGCCGCTTCATGACCGAGCCGAAATACCCTGAGCTGGTCCAACCGCAGCCCATCGAAACCGGGGAGTTACTGGAAGCGATCCAGGATGGACACGCTCTTGTACGCAATCCCAGCTCACGCCTCGCCTACCGTCTGGAAAACACCGACGACCTGATTCTGTTCGCCAGTGGCGAACACTGTCTGTTGACTGCTTCCCTGTTGCCCCTCGCTCAACTAATCTGCAATGAGGATTATCTGGATCCCGAGGCGTTACTGGCCTGGCAGCAGGACGAGGACGGCTGGATGCTGATAGAGCAGCTGTTCGCCAAAGGAGACCTCTTACTGGAAGAAGACGATGGCTGA
- a CDS encoding mechanosensitive ion channel family protein produces the protein MELDTWSQSFLAAMTTMWTKLASFIPDLIAAILIVVLGFLVAKLIDTILSKGLAKLGMDRLLAGVGVSKMIARSGITAPPSVLIGKVVYWFIVLTFLISAAESLGLARVSSTLDAFVLYLPKVFGAALILLAGLLLSHFANGVVRGAGESIGIDYAAGLGRLAQGLLVIITASLVIGQLQIETALLNTVVAIVLVSFGAAAALALGLGSKSVVSQILAGIYIRELYEVGDRISVGETEGVIDEIGTVKTSLIDDEGRVVSLPNTTLLDQRVSR, from the coding sequence ATGGAACTCGATACCTGGAGCCAGAGCTTTCTTGCTGCCATGACCACCATGTGGACGAAGCTTGCTTCATTCATACCCGACCTGATCGCGGCGATACTCATCGTCGTACTCGGCTTTCTGGTCGCCAAGCTGATCGACACCATCCTCAGCAAGGGCTTGGCCAAACTGGGAATGGATCGGCTTCTGGCCGGGGTAGGGGTCAGCAAGATGATCGCCCGTAGTGGTATCACGGCACCGCCGTCGGTGCTGATCGGCAAGGTCGTCTACTGGTTCATCGTTCTGACCTTCCTCATATCCGCAGCCGAGTCGCTCGGGCTGGCCCGTGTGTCGTCCACGCTCGATGCATTCGTTCTTTATCTGCCGAAGGTCTTTGGCGCAGCCTTGATCCTGCTGGCGGGTCTGTTGCTGTCGCATTTCGCCAACGGCGTTGTGCGTGGTGCCGGCGAGAGTATCGGTATCGACTACGCGGCGGGCCTGGGCCGACTGGCGCAGGGGCTGCTGGTGATCATCACCGCGTCGCTGGTGATCGGCCAGTTGCAGATCGAGACGGCGCTGCTCAACACCGTTGTGGCCATTGTGCTGGTCTCGTTTGGAGCGGCCGCTGCACTGGCCCTGGGCCTGGGCAGCAAGTCCGTCGTCTCGCAGATACTGGCGGGTATCTACATTCGCGAGCTCTACGAGGTGGGTGATCGAATCAGCGTTGGTGAAACCGAAGGGGTCATTGACGAGATCGGTACGGTCAAGACGTCGCTAATCGACGACGAGGGGCGGGTAGTCTCGCTTCCGAACACGACGCTGCTCGATCAGCGCGTGTCGCGTTGA
- the hflD gene encoding high frequency lysogenization protein HflD translates to MSPVDEQVIALGAVFEAALQVDKLARTGQYVEGPTQCLIRSIFERNPDDVKQIYGGSFLPLRQGLLALEAMLERDTAALQREALRYVMNLLALERQLAKRDDMLAVLGQRLDQVEKQTEHFGLLHDNVMAGLGSTYQDTLSTLRLRIQVHGDMRYLQQPDTANQIRALLLAGIRSARLWRQLGGHRWQMLLSRRKLLDAVQNVGYG, encoded by the coding sequence TTGAGCCCGGTCGACGAGCAGGTCATCGCGCTGGGCGCGGTATTCGAGGCGGCATTGCAGGTAGACAAGCTGGCCCGAACCGGTCAGTACGTCGAAGGACCGACGCAGTGCCTGATCCGCAGTATTTTTGAGCGTAATCCGGACGATGTGAAACAGATCTACGGTGGCTCGTTCCTCCCGTTGCGCCAGGGACTGCTGGCCCTGGAGGCCATGCTCGAACGCGACACGGCCGCCCTGCAACGCGAAGCGCTGCGTTATGTGATGAATCTGCTGGCACTGGAACGGCAACTGGCCAAGCGTGACGACATGCTCGCCGTGCTGGGCCAGCGACTTGATCAGGTCGAGAAGCAGACCGAGCATTTCGGCTTGCTGCATGACAACGTGATGGCCGGTCTGGGCAGCACCTACCAGGACACGCTCAGCACCTTGAGGCTGCGCATCCAGGTACACGGCGACATGCGCTATCTGCAACAACCCGATACGGCAAACCAGATACGGGCGTTGCTGCTCGCAGGCATCCGCTCGGCGCGGCTGTGGCGTCAGCTTGGGGGGCACCGCTGGCAGATGTTGCTGTCGCGCCGCAAGCTGCTCGATGCGGTGCAGAACGTCGGCTATGGTTGA
- the purB gene encoding adenylosuccinate lyase, with protein MQLTPLTAVSPVDGRYGSKTSSLRSIFSEYGLIRFRVQVEVRWLQCLANHPGIPEVKPFSAQANTLLDSLAEDFQLEWAERIKEIERTTNHDVKAVEYLLKEQVAVLDELNAVNEFIHFACTSEDINNLSHALMLRSGRDDVLLPLMQRIADGIRQLAVSFADVPMLSRTHGQPASPTTLGKEMANVVYRLERQIQQIGAIPLLGKINGAVGNYNAHLSAYPEIDWEANARQFIEGTLGLSFNPYTTQIEPHDYIAELFDAVARFNTILIDFDRDIWGYISLGYFKQKTVAGEIGSSTMPHKVNPIDFENSEGNLGIANAILHHLASKLPVSRWQRDLTDSTVLRNLGVGFAHSVIAYESTLKGISKLELNSQRISEDLDNCWEVLAEPVQTVMRRYAVPQAYEKLKELTRGKGITPDALLSFVDGLEIPDAAKRELKALTPAGYVGNAADQARRV; from the coding sequence ATGCAACTCACCCCCCTGACCGCCGTCTCCCCTGTTGACGGCCGCTACGGTAGCAAGACCAGCAGCCTGCGCAGCATATTCAGTGAGTATGGCCTGATACGGTTTCGCGTGCAGGTCGAGGTCCGGTGGTTGCAGTGCCTTGCCAATCACCCGGGCATCCCGGAGGTCAAGCCGTTCTCGGCGCAGGCCAACACGCTACTGGACTCGCTCGCGGAAGACTTCCAGCTGGAATGGGCCGAACGCATCAAGGAAATCGAACGCACCACCAACCACGACGTCAAGGCGGTCGAATACCTGCTCAAGGAGCAGGTCGCGGTGCTGGACGAGCTCAATGCCGTCAACGAGTTCATCCATTTTGCCTGCACTTCCGAAGACATCAACAACCTCTCCCATGCTCTCATGCTGCGCAGCGGGCGTGATGACGTATTGCTTCCGTTGATGCAACGTATCGCGGATGGCATCCGTCAACTCGCCGTCAGCTTTGCCGATGTGCCGATGCTGTCCCGCACCCATGGCCAGCCCGCTTCGCCCACTACGCTGGGCAAGGAAATGGCCAACGTGGTGTATCGCCTCGAGCGGCAGATTCAGCAGATTGGCGCGATTCCTCTGCTGGGCAAGATCAACGGCGCTGTCGGCAACTACAATGCGCACCTGTCGGCGTACCCCGAGATCGACTGGGAAGCGAACGCCCGCCAATTCATCGAAGGCACCCTTGGCCTGAGCTTCAACCCGTACACGACCCAGATCGAGCCGCACGATTACATCGCCGAACTGTTCGATGCCGTGGCGCGCTTCAATACCATCCTGATCGACTTTGACCGGGATATCTGGGGCTACATCTCTCTTGGCTATTTCAAGCAAAAAACAGTTGCCGGCGAAATCGGTTCCTCGACCATGCCGCACAAGGTCAACCCGATCGACTTCGAAAACTCCGAAGGCAATCTCGGAATCGCCAACGCCATTCTCCACCACCTCGCTTCCAAGCTCCCGGTATCCCGCTGGCAGCGCGATCTGACCGACTCGACTGTTCTGCGCAATCTGGGTGTCGGCTTCGCGCATAGTGTTATCGCATACGAGTCTACCCTCAAGGGAATCAGCAAGTTGGAGCTGAATTCTCAACGTATTTCAGAGGATCTGGATAACTGTTGGGAGGTCCTTGCAGAGCCGGTCCAGACGGTTATGCGGCGCTACGCAGTGCCCCAGGCCTATGAGAAGCTCAAGGAGCTCACGCGGGGCAAGGGTATCACCCCCGACGCCCTGCTCTCCTTCGTCGACGGACTGGAAATACCGGATGCCGCCAAGCGCGAGCTCAAGGCTCTGACTCCCGCCGGCTACGTCGGCAACGCGGCCGATCAGGCGCGCCGAGTCTGA
- a CDS encoding GNAT family N-acetyltransferase has protein sequence MAETWVQVVDWEECGWLRTIRQAVFIDEQHIEPELEWDDDDAVAVHFLLIHDNHPVGTARLLADGHIGRVAVLPEFRGRGLGDVLMREVMARARALGHERLLLSAQTYALDFYRRLGYCPQGDEYLEAGIPHRAMIWESEPDALPPIEFSSPGRFAIHNPEEEPRQRFIADLPCRLGEGRDLIECDETTARLHVCHMAQQTRRNLIIHAADQAVWLFNQRDFIDSCEQLILAQPKARIRVLLQDVPQGFTLGHSLVKLAQRFPSICEIRRAHPDVPREPQIYMLADSDGIVMLPQRHTRTGFARYQSPDQVRRWSGAFEELWATSQTDPALRRFLL, from the coding sequence ATGGCTGAGACATGGGTTCAGGTGGTCGACTGGGAAGAGTGCGGGTGGCTCCGCACGATTCGCCAGGCGGTATTCATCGATGAACAGCATATCGAACCCGAGCTCGAATGGGACGATGACGATGCGGTCGCAGTCCATTTTCTCCTGATCCATGACAACCACCCGGTCGGCACGGCAAGACTGCTCGCTGATGGGCACATCGGTCGCGTGGCGGTTCTGCCCGAATTTCGTGGCCGGGGACTTGGTGACGTATTGATGCGGGAGGTCATGGCACGGGCGCGGGCGCTCGGCCATGAGCGCTTGCTCTTGTCAGCCCAGACCTATGCGCTGGACTTCTATCGGCGGCTGGGTTATTGCCCTCAGGGCGACGAGTATCTCGAGGCCGGGATTCCGCATCGAGCGATGATCTGGGAAAGCGAGCCGGACGCGCTTCCTCCGATCGAGTTTTCCTCACCGGGGCGCTTCGCCATTCACAATCCGGAAGAAGAGCCGCGGCAGCGCTTTATCGCCGATCTCCCCTGCCGGCTCGGCGAGGGCCGTGATCTGATCGAGTGTGACGAAACAACCGCGCGTCTGCACGTGTGCCATATGGCGCAGCAGACGCGTCGCAATCTGATCATTCATGCTGCCGATCAGGCCGTCTGGCTGTTCAATCAGCGTGATTTCATCGACAGCTGCGAGCAGCTCATACTCGCCCAGCCCAAAGCGCGCATCAGGGTGCTGCTGCAGGACGTTCCGCAAGGCTTCACGCTTGGCCACAGTCTGGTGAAACTCGCTCAGCGATTTCCCAGCATCTGTGAGATTCGTCGAGCTCATCCGGACGTGCCCCGCGAACCACAGATTTACATGCTCGCCGACAGCGACGGAATCGTCATGCTGCCGCAACGGCATACGCGCACCGGCTTCGCCCGTTATCAGAGTCCCGACCAGGTGCGCCGCTGGAGCGGCGCGTTCGAAGAGTTATGGGCAACCAGCCAGACCGACCCGGCGCTACGGAGATTTCTGCTATGA
- a CDS encoding OmpA family protein — protein MMKLKNTVGLVVGAVISASAMPVMAQYGMGGGEVSRAGSVEAEAFAERYFTDDSVHDLSHGTLVGGGLGYFLSDDVSLNLGLGKYRNLDSDVTGEDIDGRLATLKAVYHFGEGAVRPYISGGVGHQELDQWDRDGRDKTTMLTAGAGVKNYLNENFFVRAGVDVLHGLDHSNTEWMAGVGLGLNFGSSTAPVAQAAPEPAPAPAPAPAPEPEMQNVRVELDVKFDFDKATIRQEYRDDIRSLAEFMKTYPDVSTSVAGHTDSIGSDQYNQKLSEERAKSVRQALIEEGVDGSRLEAVGYGEARPIADNDTEEGRQMNRRVEADVETEVEVR, from the coding sequence ATGATGAAATTGAAGAATACTGTTGGTCTCGTTGTAGGCGCAGTCATTTCGGCTTCCGCCATGCCTGTGATGGCGCAATATGGCATGGGTGGCGGCGAAGTGAGCCGCGCAGGCTCCGTGGAAGCGGAAGCCTTCGCTGAGCGCTACTTCACCGACGACAGCGTTCATGATCTGAGCCACGGCACTCTGGTAGGTGGTGGCTTGGGCTACTTCCTTTCGGATGACGTCTCGCTGAACCTGGGTTTGGGCAAATACCGCAACCTGGACAGCGATGTCACCGGCGAAGACATTGACGGCCGTCTGGCTACGTTGAAAGCTGTTTACCACTTCGGCGAAGGTGCGGTACGTCCTTACATCTCCGGTGGTGTTGGTCACCAGGAGCTGGATCAGTGGGATCGTGATGGTCGCGACAAGACCACCATGCTGACTGCCGGTGCCGGTGTCAAAAACTACCTCAACGAGAACTTCTTCGTTCGCGCTGGTGTAGACGTCCTTCACGGTCTGGATCACTCCAACACCGAATGGATGGCTGGCGTAGGTCTGGGTCTGAATTTTGGCAGCAGCACCGCCCCGGTAGCTCAGGCTGCTCCCGAGCCGGCTCCTGCCCCAGCACCTGCTCCTGCCCCCGAGCCGGAAATGCAGAACGTACGGGTTGAGCTCGACGTGAAGTTCGACTTCGACAAGGCCACTATCCGCCAGGAATATCGTGATGATATCCGCAGCCTGGCTGAGTTCATGAAGACCTATCCGGACGTCTCCACTTCCGTTGCCGGTCACACAGACTCCATCGGTAGCGACCAGTACAACCAGAAGTTGTCCGAAGAGCGTGCCAAGTCGGTTCGCCAGGCTCTGATCGAAGAAGGCGTTGACGGTTCGCGTCTGGAAGCAGTTGGCTACGGCGAAGCCCGTCCGATTGCTGACAACGACACCGAAGAAGGCCGTCAGATGAACCGTCGCGTAGAAGCTGACGTGGAAACTGAGGTAGAGGTTCGCTAA
- a CDS encoding thioesterase family protein: MARLHLEFPEDQFYFTTQLTVRITDINAGKHLANDSMISMISEARARFLYQFGIEEVSENDTGIIVTDLATTYKREAFARDPLIFEVGLMDLNKYGGDIIFRITKAVGGELVALAKSGFVFYHFSSSRVAPMPEDFRLRFPGVNYIAE; this comes from the coding sequence ATGGCCCGCCTTCATCTCGAATTTCCCGAAGACCAATTCTATTTCACCACGCAGCTGACGGTGCGCATTACAGACATCAACGCGGGCAAGCATCTCGCCAATGATTCGATGATCTCGATGATCTCGGAGGCTCGGGCGCGTTTTCTGTATCAGTTTGGAATCGAGGAAGTAAGCGAGAATGACACCGGAATTATCGTTACGGATCTCGCAACGACATACAAGCGCGAAGCGTTCGCTCGCGATCCACTGATCTTTGAAGTGGGCCTGATGGATCTGAACAAATATGGCGGGGATATTATTTTTCGCATCACCAAGGCGGTGGGTGGCGAACTCGTTGCACTGGCGAAGTCGGGGTTTGTGTTTTACCACTTCAGCAGCTCACGGGTCGCACCGATGCCCGAGGACTTCCGGCTGCGCTTCCCGGGTGTGAATTACATCGCAGAATGA
- a CDS encoding secretin N-terminal domain-containing protein, with amino-acid sequence MRYVFGYLMLSSVIAMPLAAAPTTEVITLNHTLAEALLPAVETMLDNSERASAYGNQLIIRAEPDRIGAIREAVSELDRQPGRLRISVASAETVDLDQRGYELDGRIRAGGVDVITRTDRNGNQARIIQRQTRGSSDGVRQITANEGYPVMIQRGSSVPITTTSENAYGQVVQQTQYRDVAEGFYATVRISGNLATIYLNANNDRLNRNDNRVVDIQRADTVVTAPLGEWITIAGTGDARSGDDSGIGRSLSTRGADQSSLRLKVERLD; translated from the coding sequence ATGAGATATGTCTTCGGCTACCTCATGCTCAGCTCGGTGATAGCCATGCCCCTCGCGGCCGCGCCTACCACTGAGGTCATCACCCTTAATCACACGCTCGCAGAAGCCCTGTTGCCGGCAGTCGAAACCATGCTTGATAACAGCGAGCGCGCATCTGCTTACGGAAATCAGCTGATCATCCGTGCAGAACCGGACCGCATCGGCGCCATCCGTGAGGCAGTCAGCGAGCTGGACCGTCAGCCCGGGCGCCTGAGGATCAGCGTGGCGAGCGCCGAGACCGTGGATCTTGATCAACGGGGCTACGAGCTTGACGGGCGGATTCGGGCCGGCGGCGTAGATGTCATTACCCGCACCGACCGTAACGGCAACCAGGCGCGAATCATCCAGCGGCAGACCCGCGGCAGCAGCGATGGTGTGCGTCAGATAACGGCCAATGAAGGATATCCGGTCATGATTCAGCGCGGCAGCAGCGTGCCGATTACCACGACCAGCGAGAATGCCTACGGACAGGTCGTCCAGCAGACACAGTATCGCGATGTCGCCGAGGGTTTCTACGCGACGGTGCGGATCAGCGGTAATCTCGCGACAATCTATCTCAACGCCAACAATGACCGACTCAACCGCAACGACAACCGGGTCGTGGATATCCAGCGGGCAGATACGGTCGTTACGGCCCCGCTGGGTGAATGGATCACCATCGCCGGAACCGGCGATGCCCGGTCTGGCGATGACAGCGGCATAGGCCGGAGCCTGTCCACCCGCGGCGCCGACCAGAGCAGCCTGAGGCTGAAGGTGGAACGTCTCGATTGA
- the sigX gene encoding RNA polymerase sigma factor SigX, producing MTSYSAPRNRYVPAELSDEELAGRAAGELFHTTIAYEELMRRYQRTLFNVCARYLGNERDADDVCQEVMLKVLHGLKQFEGKAKFKTWLYSITYNECITQYRKEKRKKRLSDALSLETQEEAHEPEEPLASRGGLDRWLVHVNPVDREILVLRFVAELEFQEIADIMRMGLSATKMRYKRALEKLRKHIDLPA from the coding sequence TTGACCAGCTATAGCGCACCGCGTAACCGATATGTGCCGGCCGAGCTTTCGGATGAGGAACTGGCCGGTCGGGCGGCCGGGGAGCTGTTTCATACCACCATCGCCTACGAAGAATTGATGCGACGGTACCAGCGCACACTTTTCAATGTCTGCGCCCGCTACCTGGGGAACGAAAGAGACGCTGACGATGTCTGTCAGGAAGTAATGCTAAAGGTCCTTCATGGACTCAAGCAGTTCGAAGGCAAGGCGAAGTTCAAAACATGGTTGTACAGCATCACCTATAATGAGTGCATAACTCAGTACAGGAAGGAAAAACGCAAGAAGCGGCTTTCCGATGCACTTAGTCTTGAAACCCAGGAAGAGGCTCACGAACCGGAAGAGCCGCTTGCCTCTCGCGGGGGCCTTGACCGCTGGTTGGTTCATGTGAATCCGGTAGATCGAGAGATACTCGTATTACGCTTCGTAGCGGAACTCGAGTTTCAGGAGATTGCCGATATCATGCGAATGGGACTAAGTGCGACAAAGATGCGCTACAAACGGGCGCTTGAAAAATTGCGCAAGCATATAGATCTGCCTGCTTAG
- a CDS encoding isocitrate lyase, protein MSAYQNEIKAVAALKEAAGSTWSAINPEYAARMRIQNRFKTGLDIAKYTAAIMRKDMAEYDADTSAYTQSLGCWHGFIGQQKLISIKKHLKTTNKRYLYLSGWMVAALRSEFGPLPDQSMHEKTSVADLIEELYTFLRQADARELDLLFVDLDAARKAGDKSKEAEIQAKIDNYETHVVPIIADIDAGFGNPEATYLLAKKMIEAGAACIQIENQVSDEKQCGHQDGKVTVPHSDFLAKINAVRYAFLELGVDDGVIVARTDSLGAGLTKAIAVTNEPGDLGDQYNSFLDGDYIESAADIQNGDVVIKANGKLLKPKRLASGLFQFRKDTGVERVVLDCITSLQNGADLLWIETEKPHVGQIADMVNKIREVVPDAKLVYNNSPSFNWTLNFRQQVFDAMQEEGKDVSQYDRAKLMSVDYDETELAKLADEKIRTFQADAAREAGIFHHLITLPTYHTAALSTDNLAKGYFADQGMLAYVKGVQRQEIRQGIACVKHQNMAGSDIGDNHKEYFAGEAALKAGGADNTMNQFH, encoded by the coding sequence ATGTCAGCTTACCAAAACGAGATCAAGGCTGTTGCCGCGCTGAAAGAAGCCGCTGGTAGCACCTGGAGCGCAATCAACCCGGAATACGCTGCTCGCATGCGTATCCAGAACCGCTTCAAGACCGGACTGGACATCGCGAAGTACACCGCCGCCATCATGCGCAAGGACATGGCCGAGTACGACGCCGACACTAGCGCTTACACCCAGTCGCTGGGTTGCTGGCACGGTTTTATCGGTCAGCAGAAGCTGATTTCCATCAAGAAGCACCTGAAGACCACCAACAAGCGTTACCTGTACCTGTCTGGCTGGATGGTTGCTGCGCTGCGTTCCGAGTTTGGTCCGCTGCCTGACCAGTCCATGCACGAAAAGACTTCCGTTGCCGACCTGATCGAAGAGCTCTACACCTTCCTGCGTCAGGCTGACGCCCGTGAACTGGACCTGCTGTTCGTTGACCTGGACGCCGCTCGCAAAGCCGGCGACAAGTCGAAGGAAGCTGAAATCCAGGCGAAGATCGACAACTATGAAACTCACGTGGTGCCGATCATCGCCGACATCGATGCCGGCTTCGGTAACCCGGAAGCTACGTATCTGCTGGCCAAGAAAATGATCGAAGCAGGCGCTGCCTGTATCCAGATCGAAAACCAGGTTTCTGACGAGAAGCAGTGTGGTCACCAGGATGGCAAGGTTACCGTTCCGCACTCCGACTTCCTGGCCAAGATCAATGCTGTCCGTTACGCGTTCCTCGAGCTGGGCGTTGACGATGGCGTCATCGTTGCCCGTACTGACTCCCTGGGTGCCGGCCTGACCAAGGCCATCGCTGTGACCAACGAGCCGGGCGACCTGGGCGACCAGTACAACAGCTTCCTCGATGGCGACTACATCGAAAGTGCTGCAGACATTCAGAACGGCGACGTGGTCATCAAGGCCAACGGCAAGCTGCTCAAGCCCAAGCGTCTGGCTTCCGGCCTGTTCCAGTTCCGCAAGGACACTGGTGTCGAGCGTGTTGTTCTGGACTGCATCACTTCGCTGCAGAACGGTGCCGACCTGCTGTGGATCGAGACCGAGAAGCCGCACGTTGGTCAGATCGCCGACATGGTCAACAAGATTCGTGAAGTCGTGCCGGACGCCAAGCTGGTCTACAACAACAGCCCGTCGTTCAACTGGACCCTGAACTTCCGCCAGCAGGTATTCGATGCCATGCAGGAAGAAGGCAAGGACGTTTCCCAGTACGATCGCGCCAAGCTGATGAGCGTCGATTACGACGAAACCGAACTGGCCAAGCTGGCTGACGAGAAGATCCGTACCTTCCAGGCAGACGCTGCCCGCGAAGCTGGTATCTTCCATCACCTGATCACCCTGCCGACGTATCACACCGCTGCGCTGTCTACCGACAACCTGGCCAAGGGTTACTTCGCAGACCAGGGCATGCTTGCCTACGTCAAGGGCGTTCAGCGTCAGGAAATCCGCCAGGGTATCGCGTGCGTCAAGCACCAGAACATGGCTGGTTCCGACATCGGCGACAACCACAAGGAATACTTTGCTGGTGAAGCCGCACTGAAAGCCGGTGGTGCTGACAACACCATGAACCAGTTCCACTAA